In the Raphanus sativus cultivar WK10039 unplaced genomic scaffold, ASM80110v3 Scaffold1412, whole genome shotgun sequence genome, ATGAGTCCAACACGACACTGATGAGGAAAGCCGAATCTTCAGCGTGTATGAGTCCAACACCTCATTAATTTGGCCCACATTTGTTGTGTGGCTCACATTTTCGGTTAGAGTGCCGACATATCGAGACTTTTCAGCCGATGATAATCCTCTCTTTCCTTTCTTAGTCATAAATGTGTTTGGAGGATAATATAATGGTTTTAATATAATGGTTTTCTTTACTCTTTGTACTTTTAgctaatttcatatttttggaagggtttagtatatatttaagaaatctATCATGAATagtataaaaaagaaaaaatgcaCATATTATGACCAACTCCAATGGAATTTCTACATAAATTTTGTTAATCTCTgctttaattattatatacttCATAAATATCGTCATGTTGattgactgaatctctcttCTAAAGTTAGCAGAAGAAATATGAATCAAAAAATTAGGAACTTGTCACTCACTTAAAGCAAAcatttaaaaactataaaatatatagaatcaaaaccaataataaaaaaaactagaaatataTCGAAAACTATAAATGCTATGGAGAATGTTCTTGCCTCTTAAGATATAagaaatttacaaaacaaaccATCATAAAAAGTGACAATTCTCATAAATATGAACAACTCTTTGTATATTCTTCCATGTTCTATGTCAATAATTCCTACATTCAACCAAGAATAATTTACTACTACTATAACTATTATGGTGAATTGAAATGAGTCCACTCAACTCTAGTATTTGTTACTTTAGAATAAATCAGGATTCAATAGAGTCTAATTTCAAATCTTAAACACTACTACTTCAAACAGAAGTTTAAACTTTTCCGGATTTCTAGATACTTCCTTAAATCTCTGTAATTAAGTCTTTACAATTTAATAACTTCAAATGTGATGAAAATtattgaatgaaaaataagagATTCTTAATATGGACAAATGGAAGTGCATAACCTAGTTCATTCACATATAACAGAATCAATCTAGTATAAACTAAAATCACAATAGAATATTAGTTAACCAAAATTGTCGATGATGGAAAGCACCGACGATATCACCAATAAAAGAACTCATGATCTCTATGATAAAGAGGACGAGATGAACGACTGCAAGAGCTAGAAATGACAACGATGAACTTGCTGAAAGATAAACAAGGTTAATTTAATTTATCTAAACTACAAATTTATGGGAAGAAATATAATGGTATTTTGACTAATTAAATGAATGCTGAatgtattattttgattttgtgtgataatttaggaaaaaaagttttaaaggCTATTTCAGACCCCTTTCAATGATATATTCTTGATTTTGTACTgatctaaatattatattatattataataatagttTGGGAAATTCTCCTAAATAGATATATTTAAGTTTCTTTCTCAAAAATAGTCATTCAGATTAAAAATCAGATTAATAACCTTTTATTAGTAGATCAAAAGACTGAACTACCCTCACTTATTAATAAagctaaaagaaaacaaacttgTCGAAGACGAAtttgaaaagagagagagttcaTGACGTCGCCGCCATCGAAGACGCCAGAGACAGTATCACGGTGAATCTCTACTGTTTCAATCTTGACAGTCAAAATCAGAATTgatagatttaaaatttaaacttttcacattgaaattgaaattaggaattttgtttggaaatttggagttttttcttctttgagtcATGAATCATTGTTTTTCTACCAATCTCTTGACATTTTTGAGTTTGTGAAAGGAAGTGTCGAAtctaggggtgggcactttaccgATACCCGAAGTGGCATCCGAACCTGACccgaaaaatccgaaccgaaatccgaaccgaagtagcaaaatacccgaacgggtattgaattataagagattggatatccgaacccgaacgggtaatacccgaacccgaatggatatccgaaaataaccgaacttATGTACTATTAACCATATATTCATAGTttacttctctaattttattcaaaatacttatattaattatacacatggtttaaaattagataatatacatataattgcaagaaaagtgattttttgctcacttaaaatgcttaaaatgcatgtccaaattttagtttcatgcattaacaaaagctacagctaaaattttaaaacaataatcaaattagtgtattttatttttaagattttatcttcaaatcattcaatgtattaaaaataaaatattcgttaagtaaaatttatattttttaaaagaaaaaaacttgagaaatgaagaaattaattttttcgcaaaatctaaatatccgaaaacccgacccgaaataaccgaacccgaactaaaaatacccgaacccgacccgaagtacagaaatacccgaacgggttttatactcctataccgaaatacccgaaaatccgaaatacccgacccgaacccgaacgggtatccgaacgcccacccctagtcGAATCAGGCAGAGTATAGCACCTTAACTTTACTTTTCTTATGTATGGATTTATTTCACATTTTCTCTTTAGTTTCATGTATAGCTTAATTGGAAagatttttttctgtttgtgttCAGTCATATCTTTGTTTCTGGGGATTTGAGAACCATGATATTTGCAAAGGTAACATTGTTCTTTATTTGACATCTGGATTCTTGCATGCTACTAGAAACTTCGAAATGTCAAAGGAGATATCAAAAGGCAATACAAGGAGAGACATACAACGAAGAGTATATGTTCTTGTAACATGAATTTGAAGGCAGAATCATTAGCAGCCATAGTTTCTCTTTTCCAGCTTGAGTCACACATTGGGTAGGCTTTTAGTTTGTAGATATGATATCTCGCTAACTTAAATTGAGTTTCAGATTATATCATTAAACCCTTGTTGTTTTGGCTATTTATTAGAAACTTTGATGATGCGTTGACAAGTGCATTGACAAGAGTCGATGAACATTACGATACTGGCGCTCCACTAATCATTTTGATTAAAGCACTAGCCTAACAGATTACTCGGACCAAGACACAATCGTCCCATGGTTGGCGTGAAAATGTGAATGTTTTTCAGTGACTAGAATGAGATTAGCCAAAAATTAAGGATTTGATCTCCTACACTGGTTATTGAACATTTTCAGAATGATTTGAACCATTTTTAGGAAGGCTATCAAAGAAGTATTAATGTGTTATGATTGTAATTAGATAACATGTGACATGTTTAGGATGAGTTTGCAGAACAAAATATGAGTGTTTTTCAGTGACTAAGATTAACCAAAGATTAAGGATTTGATATCTACattgtttattaaatattttcaggaTGATTTGAACTATTTTTAAGATGACTTGAATCATTTTTAAGAAGGTTATCAAAGAAGTCTTTATGTGTAATGATCTTAATAGGATAATATGCGACATGTTTAGGATGGAtttccaaaacaaaatattagtgTTTCTCAATATCTAAATATGAAAAGAGATTAgccaaaaaataaagatttcatCTCCACATTGGTTGTTGAACATTTTCAGGATGTCTTGAACTATTTTCTGGAAGGCCATCAAAGAAGTCttaatttgtaaaaaaagaCTTGAACTAAAgtgtttttaaagttttgtaAGATAAGGGGTTTAGGTGCTAAGCTGAGGAGAATCATTTGTTAGTACCgaacacaaaaatatatttaactcttaattttatattataatttttggaAACTTTTTTGCAATATTTGGATGGGTTTCTAGAATAAAATATTAGTGTATTTCTATCTAGCAAAGTTTAAACCAAAAGATGAAATGAAATCAAAAACTAAAGATTTGATATGCATATTTGGTAAATTTCAAATTGTAATTTGGAATTGTGAGAAAAAGTAGGCAAACATTTACATCTTATACGAGCCAAACCCAAGTATTATGGGTTTGGCTCGTAATTAGCCGCTAGGCTGGGGAGAATCGTCTGTTAGTATCGaacacataaatatatttaacataaattatatattacaaaagtTGGAAAGCATCTGACTTATTTAGGATGGGattccaaaagaaaatatatatgtggTATGGTGCATATCACATAATCATCAAACAAATCACATCTAAAAAATGTTCGATAAACATGTAAATCATCAATAAACCATTGAAAtgagaaaaaatagaatatgtTGTGCTATTCAaatgacattttataaaaatcttcACAAGAcacatgaaaatataaaatagaacattttattttgttttcctaTCACAGATGAATAGACACACAAACTTCATCATTTAGCAGTCTTGCATGCGTTGTTGTGTCCTCCTATGCCACATCTGCTGGactataatttaaaactagGAACCCCCAAATTCGCCATTATTTCATCCTCAACATTGATTCTCCCTTAGTCTTAAAATAGCTATACACCTTAAGATCACCAACTCCTCTCGTTTTTGGTGAAAATCCAATATAGACATGACTAAAATCCTGAATAACATTCAGAGGAACTATAGAGACACCTTCATAAGGAAGGGTCTACAAAAGTCAAGTTGTTTAAGAAAGATTAGTACATGATTATGAGAGCTATCATAAATAGTctaagaaataagaaaatcatAGAAATGATATAATTGTTTTTCTCTCTGCACTGTAGAACTATAATCTGGATTAACATTCAACGGAACTAAAGAGGCACATGTATCAGTAATTTGCTTGTTACAGCTAGCTGGATCAGTAATAACCTGCAAGACTCAAATTGTTTTGGAAAGTTTAATACATAATTAGGAAGGTTATTCAGAATAATGCTTAATTGATAATAAAACAACAAACATTAACACACAACCGACAGATTCCATCAGAAACTCTAATCTTGCTGAAGAAATTCGGAATTGACGAATATTTCCTATGGAaatcaaaaactttaaaaatacttttcaactccaaaaaaatttcatagttcaaaattatattttcctcTTGAATACAGAAATTTTCAGAAACCATCTTTAGTAAATCTTCATATTGAAAATCTTTTTCTTCGTGAATAAACATTGCAGTCCTATTCTTATCAACATAAAACTCCCAGTCGAAAGATTCCTTTGAATTCCATTCTGCCCAAACACAAAAAAACTTTAACCATATTTGAAAATCTGTAAAAAATCAAAAGcaaatctcaaaaaaaatcaatcaattgTGTATCAAAGACTTTTACTAAATATTCCAAAACAACTCAAAAAGATTGTGAGTCTAGAAGATGAAGATGACAATCGAGTCTTAAGTTTCAAAATAACTAGAAAATTCAATCGCAACAACATATCATCAATTTATAATGAACATGAAATAATGATACCTTGATCAGATGCTGAGACACTAAATAATGAGATGCAGAGACGACGATGGATTGGAGACGACGGCAGATCTGAGACGGCGAAAGATCTGAGACGATGTGGAGGCGACAAAGGATTGGATATGATGCGGAGACGATGCAGAGACAACGATGGATTGGAGACGACAGATCTGAGACGATGCAGAGGCGACAACGGACTGGAGATGATGCGAAAACGATGCAGAGACGACGACGGAGATGATGCGGAGACGATGAAGAAACGACGACAGAAACGATGCGGAAGCACGATGGATGACGGCATATTTTCATCTTTGTTAAAAGTTTATTAAGTTttcaaattgttttgtttttattattatataatatatgttaaatagtATTGTGGGTAATATGGTAATTGGtcatttttaaatgaaatatttttgtgACATTAGTGAAGTCTAGATTAGAAAGAAAATTTTGGTATAAAGACATCTAAGACTATTTCTCTAATagttttttcatataattttccCCCTAAATTTACGTTACCTTAcaatttactatataattttcCCCCTAAATTTATGTTACCTTACAATTTACTTAATTTGAATATAGTACtagattaaaaaatttaccctaATCCAAATTTTGAATGGTtgatcattaaaattatttgatgaatataaatatatcatttatttttataaatgcagaTTTAGcttgataaaataaatttatctacTAGTAAACTTtagataaatttatttatatttatctactAGTAAACTTTAAGATGAAATATATAACTTACTAGACTATTTATCTCTATATGACCAATAGGTTTTTCTCTCTAACCCTGGCGACGGCGGCGACGACAAAGCGATCTAGGTCTCTTCAATGGTTTCGAAAGGGTGGGATCCCGGGATCGGAGATATGGGGTTCAGGGGAGGGGAGGCTAATCTCGCTGTGGACATAGAGATGATTAAGGGATACAATGGGACTTGGGGAAAGGAAATCGGAAGACTTTATGGCAAGGTTGTTGTGGCGAAGGCGGGATTGTTTTGGCCACTTTCAAATATGGGGAAATCGACACAGAATAAAGGTATTACCCTTGTCTGTCATCTATTCACAAAAAGTGAAAAGGGCCTAATTGATTCGAGATTCTCTGGGATACGGATCTTGAGGTTAAATGTTAAGTGGGGGATTTGTGGTTCACAGGATATCTTTCTGCTAAAGAATGTGCTCTGGCCCCTAGAGCTTTTTTGGTTTGGTATCTTATGGGTTTCTGGTGGAAAATGGATGAAGGTTTTGTGGCAGGATGGAGGTGTGTATAAGGCTATTGACAGCAAGTTGATGCTTATAAAGTACACTCAGGATCGGTGTTGCCGACGAAACTGGAAGGCAAGAGTATGGGGAGTGATAATATATGATTATCGTTTTCATAAGGCGTGTGTTTGCTGTTTTTATTGGGGCTCCAATGATAAATATGAGAATCATATATTGTGGGAGTTTGGAGATTGTGCAGGGAGTCAATGTGTTAAAAATCTTGGaccaattttttgttttttacgaCAGCTTGTGCTAATATTTATTGGGGTTTCTTTGTCTAAGAAAGTGGGTGATTCAAATGATTATTGGGTTTGTCGTGATATGTATTCGAAATTACCAAGTCTTCTTACAGCTCGTTTTTTGTATGTCTGGGAGGTATTTTTGAAATTCAGGAAGTGGGAGACTAACTTGAATGGTTGTGATTGTTGGTGGTTGGGTTGGTCCAATTATGACAGTAATATTGATTTAGTTATCATATTACAAAAGGATTGGATCGGGATGAATGGAAGTAGCGGGTATCCTCATGCCCAACTTTTTATGGCTCGGAAGAGCAAGATCATCTTTTTTTAATGAAAGTAATAAGCTGGAATTGTCGAGGGATGGGAAGTAAATGGACCATTAGCTACCTTAGAGAAATATGGCATCAATACAAgccagattttctttttttatcggAGACAAAACAAGATTTTGCTTTTGTCCAAGGGTTTCAAGCGCACTTTGGATATGATAATGTTGTGAC is a window encoding:
- the LOC108821190 gene encoding uncharacterized protein LOC108821190 — encoded protein: MVSKGWDPGIGDMGFRGGEANLAVDIEMIKGYNGTWGKEIGRLYGKVVVAKAGLFWPLSNMGKSTQNKGYLSAKECALAPRAFLVWYLMGFWWKMDEGFVAGWRCV